The bacterium DNA window GTGGCGCCTAGATCCGGCCTTCCACGTACTTGCCGATGTCGGCGAGCGCCTGCCGGCCCTCGGGCAGCATGTCGGCGAAGGTCTGCCAGACGTGGAGCATGTCGTCCCAGACTTCGAGCCGGACGTCGACGGCCGCCGCCTCTGCCTCCTTCGCGAAGGCCTCGATCTCTCCGATCAGGATCTCCCCCGTACCCGCCTGGATCAGGAGCGGCGGCAGGCCCGCGAGATCGGCGAAGGCCGGGCTCGCCGTCGCGGTCTTCGGGTCGGCACCGGCCAGATAGGCCTCTGCGAAGACCTTCAGGACCGGAGGCGAGAGCATCGGATCCCTCGGCGCGACCTCTTCGATCCGCGGGTTCGAACACGTCATGTCGACCCACGGCGAGAGACACAGTCCCGTCGCCGGGAGCGGGTCCCCGGCGTCGCGGAGCGCGATCAGCGTCGCGACCGTCAGCCCGCCGCCCGCGGAGTCCCCGGCCAGGGCCGTCTTCGCGGGATCCGCCCCCTGCCGGACCGCCCATCGATACGCGGTCAGCGCGTCGTCCACGGCGGCGGGGAACGGGTGCTCGGGGGCGAGGCGGTAGTCGACCGACAGAACGCGGGCGCGCGCCGCGCGGGCGAGGTTCGAGCAGAGGCCCCGGTGGCCCTTCACCGAGCCGATGCCGTAGCCGCCCCCGTGGTAGTAGACGATCGTCCGTCCGTCCGCGCAGTCGTCGGGCACGTTCCATTCGCAGGGCACGCCGTCGGCGTCGACCGCCTCCCACGCCACGTCCGCCGGCTGTGG harbors:
- a CDS encoding alpha/beta hydrolase, coding for MPSQEHEELVEMMRTTNPLGSGEIETMRAFMDAAPPYPQPADVAWEAVDADGVPCEWNVPDDCADGRTIVYYHGGGYGIGSVKGHRGLCSNLARAARARVLSVDYRLAPEHPFPAAVDDALTAYRWAVRQGADPAKTALAGDSAGGGLTVATLIALRDAGDPLPATGLCLSPWVDMTCSNPRIEEVAPRDPMLSPPVLKVFAEAYLAGADPKTATASPAFADLAGLPPLLIQAGTGEILIGEIEAFAKEAEAAAVDVRLEVWDDMLHVWQTFADMLPEGRQALADIGKYVEGRI